The DNA region ACATGGTGGCTGTAACAGGCGTAGCCCAGGATCCTGACGTGGTCCTCGTCGATTCCCTGCGCCCGCAGGACCTTCCAGATCTCCTCTTCGCGAAGCAGGTCGCGTTCGTCCTCGCTCTCGTGCACCGGGAACTCCCAGCGATGGTGGCCCAGCGGGGTGGGGCAGTCGACGGTGGGGCGGGCGGGATTGCAGTGGAACCGGAGCCGGTCATGTCCCGGCCACTCCTTGAGCACCTTGGTGTCGATGACGATCCAGCGCTCGGCAAACGTCTTGCCGCTGAACCCGACGCCGAGCTGGGTTCGGATTGCGCTCGACCCGCCGTCGGCGGCGATCACGTAGGACGCCCGGATCCGCCGGAATTCGTCGACTGTGAGGTCGGCGAGCATCAACTCGACATGATCGGCGCGCTGAACGAGGCGCAGGCATTCGTGTTGGAGCAGCAGAGTCACGTTGGGGAAGCGGTCGACACCGTCCCGTAGCACCTGCTCGAGGGCGGGTTGATAAATGAACTGTTGAGGGGGATGACCGTTGCCGCGTGAGGTCGGAAGCAACTGAACGAACGGCACACCCTTGGCGTCGACGAAGGTCGCTCCGCACCCCGGCTGCATGTCGGCGTTGAGCCGATCGGCGAGTCCGATGTGCTGCCAGATGCGCACCACTTCTTCGTCGGTGGAGATCGCTCGCGCCCGCGCATAGATGTCGGGATCCCTTTCGACCACCACGACGTTGACCCCCATTTGCCCGAGCAGATTGGCGGCGGTGACGCCGACGGGGCCGTAGCCGACGATCGCAACGTCGTACGTCATCTGATCGCTCACGATCGGCCCCTTCGCCGCGGTTCTTAATGTAGTGATCCATACAGTAAGCTGTGGGTAGCGTGATCGTCAACACCGTCGAGGAGGCAGCGTGACGGAGACCAACCCCAGCAAGGGTCCGAAGGATCGACCGCGGCGCACCCGCGCCAACGGCGAGCAATCCCGGGAGCGGATCCTCGACGCGGCCACCGAAGTCGCCACCGAACGCGGCTATGACGGCACCACCATCTCCTTGGTCAGCAAGAAGAGCGGGCTGCCGCCAACCTCGATCTACTGGCACTTCGCGGACAAGGACGATCTGATCGCGGCGGTCATCGAGCGCAGTTTCGCCCGCTGGGTCGCGGCACTGGACTGGCCCGGCGCCGAGGCGCTCGAACAGCGCGCGAGGCAGATCGGGCCGCAGGTCGCCAAAGCGCTGCTGGACGCGCCGGACTTCATTCGCCTGGGCTTGATGTTGGCGCTGGAGCACCGCCCGGTGGAACCGCGGGCACGGGAGATGTTTCTTCAGGTCCGGGCCGAGGCGTTCCGGCGCTTCGCCGAGATCGTGCGGGGGCTGGCTCCCGAATTGGACGACGAGGGTGTGCGACTGATCACCACGTACGCCATTGCCGGCGCCGATGGCCTGTTCATCGCCAAGGAGGTCGGCGGCGACTCGGTGGACCTGATCAGGTTGTTCGATCTGCACGCGCGGATCGTGTTCGAAGCCGCGGTGAAACTGGTCGCCGAGGAACGCCAATGACTATCGCCCACGACCGGTTGGCCGATGCCGCAGATCTTCTCTACGCGGCCCAGATTCAGGTGGCGCCCATCCCGCCACTGATCCAGACGTGCCCGGAATTGGCTGTGGCCGAAGCGTATTGGATACAACGACGCAACATGGCTCGTCGTATCGAGGCGGGCGCGGCGCTGCGGGGCCACAAGATCGGCCTGACCTCCGCGCCGATGCAACAACTGCTCGGTGTCGACGAGCCGGACTTCGGCTTCATCCTCGACGACATGATCCTGGCTGACCGAAGCCGAGTTCCGGTGGCCACCTTCTGCGCCCCGCGGGTGGAACCCGAGGTGGCGTTTCTGTTGGGGGCGCCGCTGCGCGGACCCGGTGTGACGGCGGCCGACGTGATGGCTGCTACCGAGGCGGTGGCGCCCGCACTAGAGATCGTCGACAGCCGCATCGCCGACTGGCGCATCACGCTGGCCGACACCATCGCCGACAACGCGAGTTCCGGCGCGGTGGTGTTGGGGCAGTGGGTGCCGATCGATCACGCCCCACGGTTGCCGGACACCACTGCCATCCTCGCGGTCAACGGCGCGACGGTCGACTCCGGCGCCGGCGCCGCAGTGATGGGTGATCCCGCCGCCGCGGTCGCCTGGTTGGCCAACGCCCTCGCCCGCTACGACACGGCCATCGATGCCGGTCGGTTCGTGATGTCGGGCTCCTACACCGGCGCCCCGTTCGTTGCCGCCGGCGACCGAGTCTCGGCCCAGATCAGCGGGCTCGGCGCCGTCTCAGTGAGCTTCGAATAGCACCCGGGGCAGTGATCGCGTCTGCGCGGTTAGTCTCAGCTGGTGCGCGTCTACGTCCCCGCCACCTTGGCGATGTTGCAGCAGCTGGTCGCCGACGGATCGGTGCGCCCGGTCAGTGGAACCGCATTCGCGGTGACGCCCACCTTGCGCGAGGCCTACTCCGACGGTGACGACGAGGAGCTGGGCGAGGTCGCCCTGCGGGAGGCGGCGCTGGCGTCGCTGCGACTGCTCGACCAGGAGGCCGAGTCGGGACTGCCGCCGCGGCGCGCGGTGCTGGAAGCCGATGCCGGCGACGACGACGTCACGCTGCGCGCCGACCTCGACGACGCCGTGGTGCGGATCTCGGGAGACATCGCGCTGAATCGGGTGATCGCCGCCTACGTCGACAACGGCGCGGCAGAAGAAGCGGTCCGGGCGGCCATCGAGGTCATCGACGCGGCGGATCTGGGCGACGAGGACGCCGAACTGACCGTCGGCGACGCGCAGGACCACGACCTCGCGTGGTACGGACCACAGGAACTCCCGTTCCTGCTCGACCTGCTCTGAGGGCTCTGTCCGGTACCGTAAGTTACGGTACCGTAGGTACGCATCTGCGGGTACCGAGTTCACGCACACCGGGCAGGAGCCGTCATGGCCAAGAACACCGTCAAAACCTCGGCCAGGGTCGCCGACACCGTGCGGCCGAGCATCGCCGGGGCCAAGGGCAGGCCCGCTCTACAGCTGTTGCGGACGTTGGCCGGTCGGGTCACCACGCCGCTGCTTCCCGACGATTACCTCAAGCTGGCCAATCCGCTGTGGTCGGCACGTGAGCTGCGCGGCAAGATCGTCGAGGTCCGGCGCGAAACCGAGGACTCCGCGACCCTGGTGATCAAACCGGGTTGGGGGTTCTCATTCGACTACCAGCCGGGCCAGTACGTCGGCATCGGCGTGCTCGTCGACGGTCGGTGGCGGTGGCGGTCGTACTCGCTGACCGGAGTTCCTGCCGAGCGCGGGAGCGGTGGCACCCGCTCGCGCATCATCACGATCACGGTCAAGGCCATGCCCGAGGGGTTCCTGTCGACGCATCTGGTCGGTGGGGTGGCGCCTGGCACGATCGTGCGATTGGCCGCCCCCCAGGGCAACTTCGTGCTGCCTGACCCGGCGCCGGGGTCTGTGTTGTTCCTCACCGCGGGTTCGGGGATCACCCCGGTGATGTCGATGCTGCGCACACTGGTGCGTCGCGGCCAGCTCGGCGCCGCCGGACACATCGTGCACGTGCACTCGGCGCCGACCGAGGCCGATGTGCTGTTCGCGTCCGAATTGGCCGGACTCCAAGACCGGTTCGACGGTTACCGGCTCTCGGTTCGGGCAACCCGCTCGCAGGGCCGATTGGACCTGTCCCACCTCGACGAGGTGGTGCCGGATTGGCGGGAGCGTCAGACCTGGGCATGTGGGCCTGCGGAGATGCTGGAGTCTGCCGAGCGCACCTGGTCGGCGGCGGGGCTGTCCGACCGGCTGCACCTGGAGAGGTTCGCGGCCTCGCGGGCTGCGGCCCACGGCAGCGGCGGCACGGTCGAGTTCGCACGGTCGGACAAGACGGCGCTGACCGACGGTGCGACGTCGCTGATGGAAGCCGGGGAGCAGGCCGGCGTGCAGATGCCGTTCGGCTGCCGGATGGGGATCTGTCAGTCGTGCGTGGTGGGTCTGCTCGACGGCCACGTGCGCGACCTGCGCACCGGAATGGAACACGATCCGGGGTCGCGGGTGCAGACCTGCGTGACGGCGGCGTCCGGTGATTGCGTTCTGGACGTGTGAGGTTTACTGGGTAGTAACCTACGGGTACGTAGGTTACGGTAGCGTAGGTAGGCGAGAGGAGGCTGGATATGGCGATCACCGACGTACCCGAGTTCGCGCATCTCACCGATGCCGACATCGAGAGCCTTGCGCACGAACTCGACACGATCAGGCGAGACATCGAAGACTCTCGCGGCGAACGCGACGCGCGCTACATCCGCCGCACCATCGCTGCGCAGCGCGCGCTGGAGGTCACCGGCCGGCTCCTGCTGGCCGGAAGTTCCAAGCGGGCCTTCTGGTGGGCAGGCGCCACCACGCTGGGCGTGGCCAAGATCATCGAGAACATGGAGATCGGGCATAACGTCATGCACGGTCAGTGGGATTGGATGAACGATCCCGAGATCCACTCCTCGACGTGGGAATGGGACATGAGCGGGGCGTCGAAGCATTGGCGCTTCACGCACAACTTCATGCACCACAAGTACACCAACATCCTCGGGATGGACGACGACGTGGGTTACGGCGTCATCCGGGTCACCCGTGACCAACGCTGGCGGCCGTTCAACCTGAGCAACCTGTTCTTCAACACCCTGCTGGCGGTGGCCTTCGAATGGGGAGTGGGCCTGCAGCATCTGGAGCTCGGCAAGATCTTCAAGGGCCGCGACGACCGCAAGGCGACGATGGGGCGGGTGCGCGAGTTCGGCGTGAAGGCCGGCAACCAAGTGGTCAAGGACTACGTCGCCTACCCGGCCCTCACCTCGTTGTCCCCGCACGCCTCCTTCAAGTCCACCCTCAAAGCCAACGCGGTGGCCAACGTCATCCGCAACGTGTGGGCCAACGCGGTCATCTTCTGCGGGCACTTCCCGGACGGTGCGGAGAAGTTCACCAAGACCGACATGGCCGGGGAGACCCGCGGCGAGTGGTACCTGCGCCAGATGCTGGGCAGTGCGAACTTCGAGAACGGCCCGGTGCTGCGCTTCATGAGCGGCAACCTGTGCCACCAGATCGAACACCATCTGTTTCCGGACCTGCCCAGCAACCGGTACTACGAGATCTCGGTGCGGGTGCGCGAGATCTGTGACAAGTACGACCTGCCCTACACCACCGGCAACTTCGCTGTGCAGTACGGCAAGTCGTGGCGCACCATCGCCAAACTGTCGCTGCCCGACCGGTTCTTGCACGACACCGCCGACAACGCGCCCGAAACCCGCAGTGAAGCGATGTTCGCCGATCTGCCCGCCTCCGAACGCCGCGGCCTGAAGTCGGCGATCGCGGCGGTGCGTGAGCGGCGCCGCGCCAAGCGAGCCGAGAAGGCCGAGCTCAGATCGGCGGCCTGACACCGCGAGGCTGCGTTGAGGACGGGATCCGCTCTTCCGCCCTCGACGCAGCCTCGCGTCAGGCTCAGTCCGGCACGTAGTCGAAGGTGTCCGGGTCGGGGCCGATGCGGCCCGAGCCGCCCTTGTCCAGCGCCGAGACCGCGGCGAAATCGTCGTCACCGAGCTCGAAGTCGAACAGCGCGAAGTTGTCCCGGATGCGTTGCTCGGTCACCGATTTGGGGAAGACGATGTCACCGCGCTGGATGTGCCAGCGCAGCACCACCTGAGCCGGGGTCTTGCCGATCGACTCGGCGATACCGGTGATGGCCGGATCATCGAGCACCTTGCCCTGCGCAATCGGCGACCACGCCTCGGTGGCGATGCCGTGCTCCCGTCCGTAACCGCGCACCTCGTCATTGGCGAAGTACGGATGCACCTCGATCTGATTGACCGCCGGCACGGTGCCGGTTTCGTCGGCCAGCCGCTGCAGATGGGGGATCTGGAAATTAGAGACGCCGATGCTGCGTGCGCGCCCGTCGTTCTTGAACTCCTCCAACGTCTTCCACGTCGAGACGAAGTCGCCGTCATACAGCGTCGGCAGTGGCCAGTGGATCAGGAACAGGTCCACGTAATCGAAACCGAGCTCGGTCAACGTGGCGTCGAATGCACGGCGGGCGTCGTCGGGTCGGTGGTAGCCGTTGTTGAGCTTGCTGGTGACGTACACCTGCGAACGGTCGATGCCGGAGTCGCGCACGGCCTGGCCGACACCTTTCTCATTCTGGTACATCTGAGCGGTGTCGATGTGGCGGTAGCCGATGTCGAGCGCAGTCCGGACCGCCGAGGCGGTCTCGTCGGGCGCAACCTGGTAGACCCCGAACCCCAGCTGCGGGATGCGGGTGCCGTCGTTCAGTGCGATTGCAGGTACTTCAGTCATAGGGATTCACTCTGCCTTCCTCTGCCCTCTTCCGCCTGTGCGTGCCCCACCGGTGCGGCATGCAAACACATCGCCACAGAGCTCGCTCACGTCTCGCGCAGCGCGGTCAGCAGGCGCCGGGTGGCACCCACTCGTGCCGCGGCGGGGCCGGTCAGTTCGTCCAGCGCGCACTCGGGATCGGCCGGTGGCCCCATGTGCCCGCAACCGCGCGGACACTCGTCGATGGCCTCGGCGAGGTCGGAGAACGCCAGCACCACATCGTCGGGTGCGATGTGGGCCAGCCCGAACGACCGGATACCCGGGGTGTCGATCACCCAGCCGCCCGACTGCAGCGGCAGCGCCACCGACTGCGTCGAGGTGTGCCGGCCCCGGCCGATGTCGGTGACCGCGCCGATCGCCCGATCTGCTTCGGGCACAAGGCGATTGACCAACGTAGACTTGCCGACCCCGGAATGCCCCAGTAGGGCGGTGACCTTGTCGGTCAGCAGCGACTCGACTGCGACCAGCGGATCGTCGCGACCTGCGGTGGTGATCACCAGGTCCAGGTCGGCGAACTGCTCGGCGAACGGTCCGGCCGGCGCCAGGTCGGTCTTGGTCAGGCACAGGATCGGCGCCAGCCCACCGGCGTAGGCGGCAATCAGCGCACGCTCCACCAACCCGGCCCGCGGGGGAGGGTCGGCCAACGCCACCACGATCAGCAACTGGTCGGCGTTGGCCACCACCACCCGCTCGGTGGGGTCGGTGTCATCGGCGGTGCGGCGCAACACCGTTCGACGAGGACCGCGGCGCACGATACGAGCCAGGGTGTCGGTACGACCGGACAGGTCACCCACGATGTCGACATCGTCTCCGACCACGATCGGAGTGCGGCCCAGTTCCCGGGCCCGCATCGCAGTGACGTGACGTGCCGGGTCTCGGCCGAGAACGCACCCCCACCGCCCGCGGTCGACGGTGACGACCATCCCCTGCTGGGCGTCGGCGTGCTCGGGGCGGGTCTTGGTCCGCGGCCGGGTACCGCGTCCCGGGCGCACCCGGACATCGGATTCGTCGTACTCACGCCGACCCAAGGGTCAACCTCGCGGCTGGTCGGTCTGACCGGCCAGCATGTCGGCCCACAGTGCGGTGAACCGTGGCAGCGTCTTGGCGGTGGTGCCGATGTCCTCGACCTCGATGCCGGGGACCCGCAGCCCGATGATCGCGCCGGCGGTGGCCATCCGGTGGTCGGCATAGGACTGCCACACCCCGCCGTGCAGCGGCTGGGCGGTGATGGTCAGCCCGTCCTCAGTCTCCTGGCACTGACCACCGATCCGGTTGATCTCCGTGCTGAGCGCGGCCAGCCGATCGGTCTCGTGTCCGCGCAGGTGCGCAATGCCGCGCAGCCGCGACACCGACCCGGAGGCCGCCAGAGCCGCCAGCGCTGCGACCGACGGGGCGAGCTCACCGACGGCGCGCAAATCGACGTCGATGCCGCCGTAGCCGGTAGCGCCCTGCACCTCGAGATACGCGCTGCCGGTGCGCACCTCGGCGCCGAAGCTGGTGAGGATGCCCACGATGGCATCGGCGGGCTGGGTGCTGGTCGTCGGCCAGCCGGTGAGTCGCACCGAGCCACCGCTGACCACCGCCGCGCCCAGAAACGGCACCGCGTTGGACAGATCGGGCTCGATCATCCAGTCGCGTGCGGCGATCGGTCCCGGCGCGACGCGCCAGCGGTCGGGCGCGGAGTCGTCGACGTCTACCCCGGCATCGCGCAGCATCGCCACCGTCATCGCCACGTGCGGCGCCGACGGCACGGCCCCGCCGGTGTGCACGATCGTCAGCCCGTCGTCGAACGCGGCCGCCGACAACAACAACCCCGAGACGAACTGTGACGAGCCCGAGGCGTCGATGTCGACGGTGCCCCCGCGCACCCCGCCGGTTCCGCGCACCGTGAACGGCAGACCGTCGCCGTCGACATCCACGCCCAGTGCGCGCAGCCCGTCCAGCAGCGGCTTGATCGGCCGGGCCCGGGCCTGCTCGTCGCCGTCGAAGGTGACCGACTCGCGGCCCAGAGCGGCGATCGGGGGGACGAAACGCAGCACGGTGCCCGCCAGCCCGCAGTCGACGCGCGTCCCCGGCGCTGCGGCCAGCTCACCGCCGACCGTCAGCGCGGTGTCATCGGCCGGATCGGCCCCCACGTCGACGCCCAGGGCCCGCAGGGCCCCGATCATCAGGTCGGTGTCGCGGCTGCGCAGCGCACCGGACAGGGTGGAACGACCCTGCCGAGTCCCGAGGGCCGCCAGCACCAGGGCCCGATTGGTCTGGGACTTCGAGCCGGGCACCGTCACGGTCGCATGGATGGGCGTGGACGTCGACGGGGCCGGCCAGGTGGTCACCGGTTCATTCTGGCTTGTCGGGAGTTTCTGCCACCATGGGGACCATGTGCGGGCGATTCGCGGTGACGACCGATCCGGCGCTGCTTGCCGAGAAGATCAAGGCCATCGACGAAACCACGGGGTCGGGAAAGAACTCTGCGGCCCCGAACTACAACGTCGCACCCACCACCACGGTGGCTACCGTCGTCAAACGGCACACCGACCCCGACGACGAGTCGACACGGCGGGTGCGGCTGATGCGCTGGGGTCTGATCCCGCCGTGGACCAAGTCCACCGAGGATGGCAGCCCGGACAACAAGGGACCGTTGCTGATCAACGCCCGCTCCGACAAGGTGACGACGTCGCCGGCGTTCCGCGGTTCGGCCAAGAACAAGCGTTGTCTGGTGCCGATGGCCGGCTGGTACGAGTGGATGGGCCAAAAAGGCTCCAAGACACCGTTCTTCATGTACGCCGGCGATGGCGAACCGCTGTTCATGGCCGGTCTGTGGACGACGTGGCGGCCCAAGGAGGCATCGTCGGACGTCAAGCCGCTGCTCAGCTGCACCATCATCACCACCGACGCCGCCGGCCCGCTGGCCGAGATCCACGACCGGATGCCGCTGACCATCAGCACCGACGATTTCGACCACTGGCTGGACCCTGACGCGCCGATCGACGAAGGTCTGCTGCGTGGCCACGGTGACCTCGACCGCATCGAGATTCGGGAGGTGTCCCGACTGGTCAACAGCGTGCGCAACAACGGACCCGAGCTGATCGAGCCGGCCCAGCCCGAGGCCGAGCAAGGCACCCTGCTTTGACCCGGCCGCTGGCCGACCCGGAAGTGGTCGATGCGCTGGCGTTCGATCTGCGCTGGGCCGGCTACACCACCGACGGCGTCACCGACCTGCTCGGCGCCGACGCCGGCGCGGCGTTCAGCCGAGGACTGTGGTGGTCGGCGCTGCGGGCCACCGAACGCGCTACGCCGGAGCTGGAGCCGCTGGCGATCCTGGTGCGACTGTTTCTGCTCGGCACCGAGGAAAGCCGCGAGCGCGTTGCGCTGGCGCTGCCCAGTGCCGGGCTGGACGCACTGCTCGCGCACGGCGTCGTCGAACCCGCCGGTGCCGGCGCGTTGCGGGCCGCGCTGGACCTGCGCCCGCACAGCGACGGCGCCCGCGACTACCTGGTGGCCTCCGACCAGGACGCCGCGCTTCGGCCCGGACCGGTGCGCCGCGACCACGTGCTGGGCATCGGCGGTGCATCGGTCTCACTGGCACATGCGGTGGTGCGCACCCCGGTCGGACGCGCGTTGGACCTCGGCACCGGATGCGGCATCCAGGCGCTGCATCTGGACGCGCACTGCGCCGAGATCGTGGCCACCGACACCAACGACCGGGCCCTGGCGCTGGCGGCGGTCACCGCACGCCTCAACGGGATGTCGTGGGATCTGCGGTGCGGCAGTCTGTTCGAGCCCGTCGAGGGGCAACGCTTCGATCTGATCGTGTCCAACCCGCCCTTCGTCGTCGGGGTCGGGGCACTGGACTACATCTACCGGGACTCGGGCATGGTCGCAGACACACTGTGCGAGAACCTGATCCGGCAAGTGGGCGACCATCTGGAGCCGGGTGGCACGGCGCAGATCATGGCGAACTGGATTGTGCGCGACGGGCAGGACTGGCGCGATCGGGTGCGCGGATGGCTGGCCGGCACCGGCCTGCACGCGTGGGTGGTGCAACGCGAGTTCGCCGACCCGATCAGCTATGTCTCGCTGTGGACCTCCGATGCCGGCGAACTACCACAGGATGCGGCGCGCCGCGGTGGGCAATGGCTGGACTGGTTCGCCGAGCAGGACATCGCCGGTGTCGGGATGGGCATGATCACCGCTCGCGCTCCCCGGGTCGGCGAGACGCGTCCGGCGGATGTGGTGCTCGAAGAGATCACCGGCGCCGGGGAGGCGCTGACCGGGCCGGAGGTGGACGCGTTCTTCGCCCGCCGCGAATACCTGCACGACACCGGTGACGACCAGTTGCTGGCCGCCCGGCTGACCACCGCGCCGGTGTTCCTGGAGGAGCAGTCGCTGCCCGGGCCCGACGGCTGGCAGGTCGTCGGCGCCGCCGTGCGTCGCCCGGGCGGTCCGGGCGCGGTCCTCGGCGTCGACGAGGTGTCGCGCGCGCTGCTGGCCGGCTGTCGTGGCGAGGTGCCGCTGGGCACGCTGATCGAGCTGCTGGCCGCCCATCACGGTGTGACGGCCGACGCGCTTTCGGGTGCCGCGCTGCCGGTGGTCCGCGAGGCGATCGGGCGGGGAATTCTCTACCAGGCGCAGTGAGGGTTCATTCGCGCAGTTTCGCGGTGACCACCACATAGGGTGCGGTGAAAACCACCGCCCCGGTGGGCTCGACGTGCGGCTGCAGCGCTTTCTCGAACTCCCCGGCCAGCGTGTCCTGCACGGCGGATTCGACCCGGCGGAAGGTCTCCACGTGCACCGGTGACTCCGCGCGCAGGAAATGCAGCGCCGCGTCCATCGACGCGAACTCCCACCGGTGTCTACCACTCTGGAGGTCGATCTCGTCGAAATGCGGAGCCAAGCGAGCGGTCAGCATGTCGGCGTCGCCCCACTGATCGGGGGAGAAGCCCGACGATGCCGGTGGCCCCAGCACGGTGACCACCGGATCGAACAGCGGGTTGCTGCTGTCCCGGACCCAGGCCGAAAACGCAAGGACACCAGTGGGTTTGAGGACCCGGGCCAGCTCGGTGACCTGGGCGGCGGGGTCGACGAAGATGATGCCCATGTTCGAGACCGCGGCATCGAAACCCGCAGCCGGCAGACCGGTGTCGGAGGCGTCGCCGACGCGCCAGGTGACGGATTCGGCGCCGCTGCGCTGTTCAGCGATGGCGAGCAGTTCGGGGGTGTAGTCCACCCCGGTGACCCGAGCGCCCCGCGCGGCTGCGGCCAGCGCGGCGCTGCCCGTTCCGCAGGCGAGGTCGACCACCGCGGCGTCACGCAGGGAATGCAGGCGTTCGGCCGCGTGGACGACCTCTTCGCCGATCGGGGCGATCCGGTCCCCGACCGCGTCGTAGCGTCCAGACGACCAGATTGTCATGCGCTGAGGTTAGGCCAACTGCCCGCGAAAGTGCGGTCTCCGTAGTCAGACAGGGGGCGGCGACTACCGTGAGAGCACTTTCGTGGGAATCACGGGCCGGTGTAGCCGGGCGGGTTGGCGCCCTCGACCCAGAAGTCCACACCGAGCTCGGCGCCGGGCACACAGTCGTACACCGACAGGTCGGTGACGCCGGACTCCAGCAGCACGTCCTCGCACAGCAACGTGTTGCCGGTGAACGTCGAGGGTTTGGTCAGCACGGCGTACGCCGCATCGGAGTACACCTCGGGTTTGCGCGATCGGGCCATCGACTCGTCGCCGCCGAGCAGGTTCTGCACCGCCGCGGTGGCCACCATGGTGCGCGGCCACAGCGTGTTCGACGCGATACCCGCATCGCGCATCTCTTCGGCGATACCCAACGCGCACAACGTCATCCCGAACTTCGCCATCATGTACGGGGTGGGGCGCAGCCACTTGGATTCCAGCAGGATCGGCGGCGAGAGCGTCAAGATGTGCGCATTGTCGCGGCCCTTCATATGTGGGATGCAGGCCTGCGACACCGCGTAGGTGCCGCGCACCTGGATGCCGTTCATCAGATCGAACCGCTTGAGCGGCACGTCCTCGATCGAACCCAGGTTGATCGCCGAGGCGTTGTTGACGCAGATGTCGATACCGCCGAACTGTTCGACGGCCCTGGCCACGGCCTCGGTGACCGAGTCTCCGTCTCGGATGTCGCCGACGATCGGCAAGGCCTGCCCGCCGACCTCCTCGATCTCCTTGGCCGCGGTGTAGACGGTGCCGGGCAGCTTGGGATGCGGTTCGGCGGTCTTGGCGACCAGCGCGACATTCGCCCCGTCAGCGGCGACACGCTTGGCGATCGCCAACCCGATACCGCGGCTGGCTCCGGAGATGAACATGGTTTTTCCCGCTAGCGACATGGGGCCAGCCTAGATCGCCCGGATGTCGGCGACGGCTGCGTTGGTCAACCGCACCAGATCATGCGGATCCAGCCCTACCTCCAGCCCGCGCTTGCCGGCGCTGCACCACACCCGGTCCCACTGCAGCGCCGAGGCGTCCAGCACCGTGGGCAGGGCTCTGCGCTGGCCCAGCGGAGAGATACCGCCCACCACGTACCCGGTCGCGCGCTGAGCGGACGTCGGGTCGGCCATCGTCGCTCGTGGGGCACCCAGGGCCGCCGCAGCCGCTTTGAGGGACAACTTCGCCGACACCGGCAGCACCGCCACCCCCAGGCCGGTGGGCAGCGACACGACGAGTGTCTTGAAGATCTGGTCGGCGGCCACACCGTCGCGGGCCAGTTCGTCGACGGCTTCGGCGCCGAACGACGCGCTGCGCGAATCGTGGCGATACTGCAGCACGCTGTGCGGCGCCCCGGCGGCCACCAGGGCGGCGATTGCCGGAGTCGCCGAGCGAGCCACCGGCACAGACTAAGCCCGTACGCGGGAACAACGGCCCCGGCGGGTGGTGTTGTCCCCGGTGGCGCGCACCGACGATGCGTGTGGGCCGAGCAGATTATCTGGGGCTTGTCACGGGCAGCCTCTAGGATCGGCGGAAGGGGATAGCTGGTGCCAACGTTGGCCTTGAAGGACCCCGAGGTCCCGGTCGTACTACCGGGCCTCTTCGGTGGCGCCACGACAGAAGGGACGGTGTTCCCCACGATGACCGACACCGACGGGTTGGCCACAGAGGCCACCCTCGACGGGAAAGACCTCGACGGACACACCAGACCGGCGCGCGAGGAGACCGACGCCGAGCTGACTGCCCGGTTCGAACGCGATGCGATCCCGCTGCTCGACCAGCTCTACGGCGGCGCCATGCGGATGACACGTAACCCCGCCGACGCCGAGGACCTGCTGCAGGAAACGATGGTGAAGGCCTACGCCGGGTTCCGCTCGTTCCGCGAGGGCACCAACCTCAAAGCCTGGCTGTACCGGATCCTGACCAACACCTACATCAACAGCT from Mycobacterium sp. SMC-4 includes:
- a CDS encoding class I SAM-dependent methyltransferase, with amino-acid sequence MTIWSSGRYDAVGDRIAPIGEEVVHAAERLHSLRDAAVVDLACGTGSAALAAAARGARVTGVDYTPELLAIAEQRSGAESVTWRVGDASDTGLPAAGFDAAVSNMGIIFVDPAAQVTELARVLKPTGVLAFSAWVRDSSNPLFDPVVTVLGPPASSGFSPDQWGDADMLTARLAPHFDEIDLQSGRHRWEFASMDAALHFLRAESPVHVETFRRVESAVQDTLAGEFEKALQPHVEPTGAVVFTAPYVVVTAKLRE
- a CDS encoding NAD(P)-dependent oxidoreductase: MSLAGKTMFISGASRGIGLAIAKRVAADGANVALVAKTAEPHPKLPGTVYTAAKEIEEVGGQALPIVGDIRDGDSVTEAVARAVEQFGGIDICVNNASAINLGSIEDVPLKRFDLMNGIQVRGTYAVSQACIPHMKGRDNAHILTLSPPILLESKWLRPTPYMMAKFGMTLCALGIAEEMRDAGIASNTLWPRTMVATAAVQNLLGGDESMARSRKPEVYSDAAYAVLTKPSTFTGNTLLCEDVLLESGVTDLSVYDCVPGAELGVDFWVEGANPPGYTGP
- a CDS encoding aminoacyl-tRNA deacylase, whose product is MARSATPAIAALVAAGAPHSVLQYRHDSRSASFGAEAVDELARDGVAADQIFKTLVVSLPTGLGVAVLPVSAKLSLKAAAAALGAPRATMADPTSAQRATGYVVGGISPLGQRRALPTVLDASALQWDRVWCSAGKRGLEVGLDPHDLVRLTNAAVADIRAI